The genome window GATCGACCGACATGGCGCGACTTGCTGGCTGGTCAACACGGGCTGGGTGGGCGGACCGTATGGGGTGGGGAAACGGATCCCCATTCGCTACACACGTGCCCTGCTCAACGCGGCATTGACTGGAATTCTGGCCAACGTGAAATATAAAAAGGATCCCATCTTTGGATTTGAAGTCCCGGGGACGTGCCCCGGTGTGCCTGATGAGGTATTGGATCCGTCCTCCTCCTGGGGTGATAAGAAAGAGTACAACAGGCGCTATAAAGACCTTGCCATGCGCTTCGTACAAAATTTTGGCAAGTTCAGCGACGGCACGCCGCCCGAAGTGAATGCAGCAGGACCAAAGGTGTAGTTGAATCGAATTGACATTGGAAGCCTCCGGACAGCCGATGTTTTATGAAAGGAGAATCTTATGTCTCGCTCAAAGTTATTGATGCTCGTACTATACCGCCTGTTGATGGCAGTGCTGGTATTTATGTTGTTTTTCTTCCTGCCGGCCGGGACGTGGAAGTACTGGCAGGGGTGGATGTACATGGGCGTGTTATTCATTCCCATGCTGTTTGTGATGATGTATCTGATCAACAAGGACCCCGAACTGCTTGAACGCAGGATGCGCATGCGCGAAGAGCGCAGGGAGCAGCGGAACATCATTCAGGCTTCATATCTGGTCTTCATTCTTGCCTACTTAATTCCCGGGTTTGACATTCGGTTTGGCTGGTCGAACATGCCCGCGGCAGTTTCCATCAGCGCGGCTGCGGTTGTTTTTCTTGGATATTTACTCACTTTGCGCACCATGCAGGTCAATCGTTACCTCTCCCGAGTGATCGAAGTTGTCGGCGGGCAAAAGGTGATTGATACAGATGTGTACGGCATTGTCCGTCACCCCATGTATGTTGGCATGATTGTCCTTTATATCGCATCGCCAATTGCGCTGGGTTCCTGGTGGGCCGTGATTCCTGCCGTGTTTATCATTCCTGTTATCGTCGCGCGCATTCTTGATGAAGAAGTGAAGCTGGAAAAAGATCTGCCCGGCTATGGGGAATACAAACAGAAGGTCAAATATCGACTGGTTCCCTCTGTCTGGTAAAAATTCATAGTCGCATAAAAAAGACCCCCGTACGTGAGTTCGGAGGTCTTAGCTTTGCTTCTACTCGTACACTGGTGTTGGGACGGCTGGTGTAACACCCGCCATCTTTGTTGTACGCATGGCGCGGGCAAAAGCACGTTTCTCTGCGCGTTGAGTGTCAATCTTGCGCTGGACATGAGGCGCAAAAAATCCGGCATAGCGCTTTTGAAGTTCGGGCTTCTGCCAGTCATTGCCGCTGATCCTGCCGCGGCAAATGGGCTGCCCACACCCGCACTCAAATTCATCGTAGGGCATGGTGTCGCTCATGGCATAATCAAAGCAAACTTCTTCGCCGGTTTTGATGTCTCGCATGGCAACGAGTCCGATCTGACCCGAAAGACCTGCATTCGGATTACAGGAATGATTGACATAATCTCCTTCGCCAATGGGGCGCGGCACCAGGAAATGACGGTCTTCTACCTGGATGCACAAACTGCGCTCACGGTCTGGAAGGTGAATAAAGGCGTCCCATTCATAGACGACGCCCCCGAAAACGGCTACGAGTTCGCCCTTCTTAATGGGTTTCAGTGCGTAGATGCCGTTTCCACTGCCAGTGGTTTTCGGGCGGCCTTCCAACTTAGAAGACAGATGGGAACTTGGCTGCTTGGACATTCATATAACTTCCTTTCGCTAGATGAATTAAAGATGAACAGCGCCCTCCCCGGTGGTCGAGCCGGGAAAAACGCCATTGGTGTTTTAATAATACATTAAATATTCAGCGTGTAAAGGTTTTAAGTCGTATCAATTATGTAATTTTTGATAATGATTTGTTATTGGAATGCCCCTCATAATTCATAAAAAGGTGTTTGCATCCGGCTGGACTGCAAAATATGTGCATACCTGATCAATGGATGAAAACCGCATCCATTCCCGCCCGAAGCTGATTCCAACCATTGAATTTTTATTTTGTCCCATGGATTAATCCACCCAGCGTGCGCCCCAGTCGGGTTCAGGGTGGTTGGTGAGTTGCACCTGGTTTGAGCCATCCGCACGCATGATGTAAAGATCGGCCTGATCGTCATTGCGGAGGGAATTGAACACAATATAGCGGCCGTCTGGTGAGTAGGAAGCGCCGGCATTATTCCCACCCTTGGTCAATTGAACGAAATTCCCCGACGCTGCATCGAGTCTGAATATATCCTTGTTCCCGAAAGGACCGGCATGGATCAAAAGATGACTCCCATCGGGAGACCAGTCCACGCTGCCGCCGATGCCCCGCAATCCCTGTGAGATGCGCAGATGGTTCCTTCCATTTGCATCCATGCTGAAGATCTCGTATTCCTGTGGTATCCCAAGGGACATGGCATAGACGATCTTTTCCCCGTCCGGCGACCATGCCGTTGCGACGATCATATTTGGCCCCGCGTACACCAGCCGCGGATTGAGTCCATCTGCATTCACCATCCAAATGGAGGTGGGACCATCCCCTGCGCGGTTCGCAAAGACGATAGTGCGCCCGTCGGGGGAATAATCAGGTGAAACCACATTCCCCACGTTTTTGGTCACCTGGAATAACTGTTTTTCACTGAAGAGAAGCAGATAAAGGTCAAACGAGCCGTTGCGGTTGGATGCAAATAACAACGAACCGCCATCCGGGTTGAAGGCGGGGTAGTAATTGCTGGCTTCCATGTCTGTCAGTTGGATGAGGCCTGTTCCATCGCGGTTGACCATGCACAGTTGGTTGTAGCTCCCGCGCGTGCAGGTGAAGGCGATGCGTCCGCCGTGCGGGTCTGCGGGTTTGGGTAGAAGGGTCGCGAAGCGTGTGGATGGCGGAGTATGGTCCAATGCGAAGGGGGTGATTGTTTCATGCACAGCGAGTGGAATTTCAGCAGGGCGCACGTACCAGAATAATGAAAGAAAACCCATGAGCAGAATTACGATTGCCGGCGGGATAATTCCCACGCGTGATTTTTTCTTTTTGGGTGCGGAAAGACTCGCAAGCCGGTCTTCGAGAGGCGGTGCATCCTGGCTGAGGAGGTTTGGCTTGGGTGGCCGCAGGAATTGCCATTCGCTGAGAATTGCTGCTGTGGCGGGCGCAGTTTCCAGTGTGGCACGAAGCGGAATGTCAGCCACAGAAATGCGCGCCGCAAGCGCAAGTGCTGAAAGTAATTCAGTGGTTGTCTTAAGTCGGTCCTCCTGATTTTTGCGAAGCGCCCAAAGGACCATGCGCGAGAAGTGATCGGGGATGTTTTTATTAAGGGAGATGGGTGCGGGCGGCGTTCGATGGAGATGCGTTCTGCGAATGGCATCCATGCTTTTGGGCGGATGTCTGCCGTTGACCCAACCCCCCGAGATGAGCTGATAAAGAATGACAGCGCTGGCGTAGATATCTTCAGCCGCAGCGAGGGGCTGATCCTTGATCTGTTCCGGGGATGTATATAGCGGCGGATATTTGCTGAGTTTGCGGGCAGGCTGTGCACCGACGGGCTGTGCGTTTGCAATGCCACCGACGAGGATCCCGCCGCGTTCGTTGATGCGGATACATTCAGGTGCAAGGTTGTGATGCACATGGTTTTGATTGTGAAGGGCTTCAAGCGCGCCGCAAATTGCCCTAGCGTAGACAAGAGCCTCCTCCACGCTGACGGGGGCTTTTTTAAGCACATCCCAGAGGGATGGGCCGTCCACCCATTCTTCAAGCAGAAAGGCAAGCGTTGGTGTTTGATATACCCCCAGGTATTTGGTTAAGTTTGGATTCAGGATATTTTGAAGCCTGGTGGACTTTGTTTCGAGTTCCCTGACGGCTTCGGCGTTCTCAGAGATCTTTTTTGAGAGCAGTGTGAGCGCAAGATGCCTGTTGTTGCGTTCATCCATGGCGCGGTACAACCTGCCAAGCGGCGTGAGTGTGATAAATTCTTCAACATGGTATTGGTTTAGAAGAGTTTTTCCTGAAATGGAGGAAGACATTTTTGTCTGTAGCGGTCACAATGCCCATGCCAGCATCAGACCAAAAATGGCGATCATCAGCCCAAAGTGCAGGAAAATATTGCTGAAGGCAAGCGGGCTGAAAGGAAAGACGAATTGTACAATGAGGTTCACGACGATGAGGACCAGGCCGATGGTAGGGAGCAGCCCCTTGCGGCGCGCCAGGTAATCGGACAGGAAATCCAATAGTCTTGAGATCATACTTCCTCCAGGTCGCTTTCTTCAATATCTTCAGGAGTTTCCTCGATCTGCTTTGCGTCCATGTGCCAGGGGGAAAATTGTGCCAGAAGCCTGCCGGGAATGCGTCCCTGCATGACCACGCCGCCGCGTTCATGTTCCACACGCTCCACCTGCCCGAGTTCGTGAAAGAGTGAGATGAGCGCGCCTTGCTTATACGGCAGGCGCACATGGATGGGAGTATAGGCTTCAAACAGTTCCTCGCGGATCAGATGCAGCAGGTCTGGAATGCCCGTGCCTGTCAGAGCGGAAATGGCAACGGCTTTGGGAAAATCCTGCAATATCTCCCGAGCGTTTTCAGGGCGGTTCAATTGGTCTGCCTTGTTGAAGGCGGTGACCATGGGGATGTGATCTGCATCAATTTCCTCCAGCGTTTCCTGCACTGCCTGGAATTGGTCCAACGCATTGAGGTGGGATATGTCCACGACATGCAGGAGCAGGTCTGCTTCTGCAATCTCCTCCAGTGTCGCATGGAAGGCTGCAACCAGCGAGGTGGGGAGTTTTTGAATAAAGCCGACCGTGTCTGTGAACAGGGCGCGTTCATCACCGGGCAGCTGCACGCGGCGAGTGGTGGGGTCGAGCGTGGCGAACAATTGGTCGGCTACGTACACGTCCGCTTTGGAGAGGCGGTTGAGCAGGGTGGATTTGCCGGCGTTGGTATAGCCCACCAGTGCAACGATCGGGATCCGCGAGCGCTTGCGTTGGGCGCGGTATCGCATGCGGTGTGCCTCCACTTTTTCGAGCTCACGCTTGATGGTTGCAATGCGTGTACGGATTCCGCGGCGATCTACTTCAAGCTGTGTTTCACCGGGTCCGCGCAGCCCGACACCTCCCGTGGAACCGGCACGTCCGCCGCCGCCGCCCGCCTGCCGCTCAAGGTGCGTCCATGCGCGGGTAAGGCGCGGCAGGTTATATTCATACTGGGCGAGTTCCACCTGCAGCATGCCTTCCTTTGTATGGGCGTGCTGTGCGAAAATATCGAGGATAAGCGCGGTACGGTCAACCACACGAATATTCCGGCCGAGGGCTTTTTCCAGTTCGCGCAGGTGACGAGGGGAGAGTTCATCATCGAAGATGACCACTTCGGCGAGAGTCTCCTCGGCGAGTGCCTTCAATTCCTCCACTTTGCCGGGACCGATGTAGGTTTCCACATTCGGCCGCTGCATGCGTTGGGTCAGTTCGCCCACCACGTCCACGCCTGCGGTATCTGCAAGCAGGGCAAGTTCCGCTAGTGAATCTTCAAGGGAGAGCAGTTGTTTTATGCCGTGAACTTCAACGCCGACAAGGAAAGCGCGCTCACGTGGCGGGGTTGTTGGTTGGGGGATTTTCTTTGCCACTGGTTTCTGTTTCCGATTCTGTTCCTGCTTGCGGCTGTTCAAATGGGCCGAAGAATTTGGTCATGCTTGGGTCTGTTGGCTCCATGCGTGTAGGTAATAAAATATGGAAGGTGGAACCGTTCAATTTTTCCTCGTCATAGCCGTCCGATTCGACCCATATCGTGCCGCCATGCGCTTCGATAATGCCGCGTGCAATTGGGAGACCAAGACCCGGTCCGCCGCCTTTGAACTTGGTCTTGCCGCTGGAATGCAGGTCTGCCCTGCCAAGTTGCTCGAACTTCTCAAAGATCGTGGCCTGATGCTCGGGCGAAATGCCGATGCCTGTATCCGAGATGATGATCTCAAAGAAGCCTGGCAGCAGGCGTCCGCTGATAGAGATCGTCCCATTATCCGGGGTGTATTTGATGGAATTTGAAACGACGTTATGAAGCGCCTGATACAGGCGTTCCGAATCGCCGTAGATCATCAAGTCACTGCCTTCAAAATCATTAATGGTCAGCGTCTGCCGGCGTTCCGCGGTGGTTTTCTCAAACTCGTTGCGAAGCAGGTTCAGCATGTGACTGACCCATAGCGGCTGGATGTTAAGCGTGAGCAGATGATTGTCGATCAGGGAGACGTCGATCATGTCGTCAATGATATGGCGCAGGCGGTGAATCCCGTTGTTCACTCCTTCTAGGTACTCATTCATTTGGGGCTGTTTCGACGACTGGGCGAGGTCCACCATCATGGACGTGTAGCCCTCGATGAGAGTGAGCGGGGTCTTCAATTCGTGTGCAGCAACGGAGATGAAGCTGGATTTGTTGTGGTCGAGTGCCTGCAGCTTTTTCTGCGTTTTGCCGAGTTCGCTGGAGATGTGTGCAACGCGCGTTTCCATTTCGTAGCGTACGGCAACGCTCAGGCTGTGTGTAAGAATTGGAATGACTCTGGCCAGCAGTTCGAGGGCGTTTTTTGGGGTGAGGTTCTCGCGTGCCACCTCAATGGTCAGGGCGGTCATGCGGTTGATGACAAAGGAGACATAATAATCGCCTTCGTCCAGATTGGTTTCGGTGGGTGCGCGTCCCCAATCGTACAGGATGGGGTCTAGCCAGGCGGTGTCGCCGGTCATGATGGCCTGCTCGAGCAGTTCGTAAAATCGTTCGAGTTGTTCCGTAAAGCCGGCGCGCACGCCTTCCCCGCTCGCCAATTCGCGAGAGATGTGTTCCACCCACGGGGCGTGTATCTTTTTCAGGGACGCCTGCAAGGTCATGCCTTAAGTGTACGCCGAGATTGTGGTTTTGACCATGTTTGGGGGAGGCGGAGGGCCGGGGACGGAGAATGGTTATCGGCCCGTAATCCAATGCCAGAGCGTATCGCCAACAGCGCGCAAACTTTCTGGTGATACCCTGTCCACTGTATCCTGTGTGGTGTGCCAGTAATCGTAGTCGAAGTCGATGATGAGGACGCTGGGGATGCCAGCTTCAAGGAAGGGTGTATGGTCGTCCAGCATGGAATATTTCTCTTCATTAATGAACACTTCCCCATATCCCAAGCGCCCGGCGGTACCCCAGATTTCGGCGCGGATGAGTTTGTCCGAATTCTTTTCGAAATAAATGTTCAAGTCGGCATCACCGATCATATCCACGATGACGACCGCGTGAGGGCGGACGGGGTTCTCTTCGACGAAGGCGCGCGAGCCGAGAATCCAGTCCCAACCCTCGATTCGTCCATTATCTTCGGCATCGAAGAAGACCAGCCAGACAGGGACAGTGTCGTCCGGCAGGGTACGTGCAAGTTCGAGCAGGACTGCGACGCCGGAGGCGCTGTCGTTCGCGCCGGGGACGGGATCACTGCGTTTTTTGATATCGGGGTCGTGGTCGGCGAAGAAACGAGTGTCGTAGTGGGCTCCGAGGATGATCTCTGGCGGGGCTTCCCCACGTTTGGCGATGACGTTGTAGATGCGATGTCCCATTCTCGTTGTCTCATGGACTTTTACCATCCAGCCGGCGGATTCGAGCTCCATGCGCATCCATTCACGGACCTGGGCATGTCCAGCCGACCCGGGTGTGCGCGGTCCGAAAGCGACTTGCGATTGCACGTCTGTATAAGCGCGGGCCCCGTCAAAGGAAAGTGAAGCAGCTCCAACAGTCAGGAAGGAGGCGATGTACCAGCCTGCCACCAGAGCTAGAAGAGCGAAGATCAAAGAGAGGTAAATAAATGCGGTGCGTTTGGGCATGGGGTTTAGATCATGTCGCTGCGAGGCGCTCTTGTTTTTTGCCGAAGCAGTCTCGCAATATTGGTCGGAGGATTGCTTCGCTTCGCTCGCAATTACATGATAAAGAGATGGCTACTCAACCAGCGGGCTTAGGTAGTAATGTAAGGCTTGTGCGGCGCGGTCCGCGTAGGCTTGACCGCGTTCGCGTTTGCCTTGTTTTTTATTTTCCAGTTCAAGCGGGGGGAGAATTCCGAAGTTGGCTTTCATGGGCTGGAAATCTTTAAGATCAGCGTGGGTTACATAGTGACAGAGCGCTCCGAGCATGGTTTCATGTGGAAGATCGAGGAGCGGCTGACCTGTGAGCAACCGCGCGGCATTGACGCCTGCCAGCAAGCCTGTGGCAATGTTCCCCATGTAGCCTTCCACGCCGGTAATCTGACCGGCGAAGAACAGATCGTCGCGCGTGATATGTTGCAGCGTGGGGCGCAGGAGTTTGGGCGAGGCGATGAAGGTGTTGCGGTGCATCTGCCCATAGCGCTCGAACTCGGCGCTTTCAAGACCGGGGATCATGCGCATGACGCGGCCTTGTTCCGGGAATTTGAGATTGGTCTGGAAGCCGACGAGATTGTAAAGACTGGCTGCGAGGTTGTCCTGGCGGAGTTGGACGACTGCATAAGGACGTTTGCCGGTGCGCGGGTCTTTCAGTCCGACAGGTCTCATAGGTCCAAATGCCAGCGAATCCTCGCCGCGTTCGGCGAGGATCTCGACAGGCAGACAGCCCTCGAAGAACTGACCTGCTTTGACACCGCTCTTGATGGCCTCTTCGAACGAACGCAGTTCGATGCGTTCGGCGGCTTTGAGCGCGTTGACGAAGTCATAGTACTGCTCTTTGGTGAAGGGACAGTTGATGTAGTCGCCTTCGTCCTGTTCGCCCTTGTCATAGCGCGAGGCGCGGAAGGCGATCTCCATGTTGATGCTTTCGGCGCGGACGATGGGGGCGATGGCGTCGAAGAAGAAGAGATGCTCCTCGCCGCTGAGCGAGGCAATTGACCTGGAAAAGCCCTCAGAGGTGAGCGGCCCGCTGGCGACGATGACGGGGGTATCGGGAATTTCCTTTGCTTCCTCGCGGATGACTTCGATATTCGGTTCGCTTTCGATTTTCTGTGTGACCATGCGCGCGAAGGACTCGCGATCTACGGCGAGGGCAGCGCCGGCAGGCAGGGCCGTCGCCTCGGCACATTCGAGGAGCATGGAGTTGAGGGCGCGCAGCTCATTCTTGAGCACGCCAGAGGCGCGGTCGGGGAGGTTGGAGCCGAGGGAGTTGGAGCAGACCAATTCTGCAAGGTTCGCGCCAAGATGCGCGCCGGTGGGGCGGGACGGACGCATTTCGTAGAGCCGAACATGGAGACCATGTTTGGCGGCCTGCCAGGCGGCTTCACTTCCTGCCAGCCCACCGCCAATGATAGTGAGGGATTTCATCGAAGGGTATTGTACCAGTTAGCTATCTCCCTCCCGCACCACCATTCAACTTCGCACTGGACATCATGGCCGTGCTTGTAATTTGTGAGGCAATTCACTATACTGATGTTGAGAATATCCCTTGCATCCGCTTCCCATATCTACCATGCAAAAACCGATCATTAGACTAAGTATCTGGATCATCATTTTATCCGGCTGTACATTTCCACCGCCAACCTCCTGTGAAGCGGATTACCTGATTTATGAGATAAATTCTGCCAACTCCACCCCGCTGACCACAGATATCATAGACCTGCCGGCTGGCTGCGTCTACATGTTGAATGAAGCGGATAATACAACGGGCGGTAATAATGGACTGCCTGCAATCACATCTCCCATCATCATCAACGGGAACGGTGCCACCATCCAGCGCGATTCGGGCGCACAAGAGAAATTCAGGCTGTTCTATGTTTCCCCCGTCGGGGCGGGGGATCTGACCCTAAACAACCTTACCCTGCGCGGCGGACATTCCATAAACCCGGCGCTTCCCAATGACGTGCCGACGAATTCGGGTGGAGCAATCTACAACGGCAGGCGGTTGTCCCTTTTCAGAAGCATCCTCATGGAGAACCTTGGGAGGGAGGGCGGGGGGATTTATAACGCAGGCAGCATGAAACTCAAGGATGTCACGGTCGATTCCAACCAGGACTACTTCGGGCTGCCGGGCGGCGCAGGCCTGTACAACCACGGGACAGCGGTCATCGTGAACAGCACGATCAGCCGCAATGGCTTTGACCAGCCCCAGCCCGCAGACG of Anaerolineales bacterium contains these proteins:
- a CDS encoding HAMP domain-containing sensor histidine kinase, which produces MTLQASLKKIHAPWVEHISRELASGEGVRAGFTEQLERFYELLEQAIMTGDTAWLDPILYDWGRAPTETNLDEGDYYVSFVINRMTALTIEVARENLTPKNALELLARVIPILTHSLSVAVRYEMETRVAHISSELGKTQKKLQALDHNKSSFISVAAHELKTPLTLIEGYTSMMVDLAQSSKQPQMNEYLEGVNNGIHRLRHIIDDMIDVSLIDNHLLTLNIQPLWVSHMLNLLRNEFEKTTAERRQTLTINDFEGSDLMIYGDSERLYQALHNVVSNSIKYTPDNGTISISGRLLPGFFEIIISDTGIGISPEHQATIFEKFEQLGRADLHSSGKTKFKGGGPGLGLPIARGIIEAHGGTIWVESDGYDEEKLNGSTFHILLPTRMEPTDPSMTKFFGPFEQPQAGTESETETSGKENPPTNNPAT
- the hflX gene encoding GTPase HflX, which codes for MAKKIPQPTTPPRERAFLVGVEVHGIKQLLSLEDSLAELALLADTAGVDVVGELTQRMQRPNVETYIGPGKVEELKALAEETLAEVVIFDDELSPRHLRELEKALGRNIRVVDRTALILDIFAQHAHTKEGMLQVELAQYEYNLPRLTRAWTHLERQAGGGGGRAGSTGGVGLRGPGETQLEVDRRGIRTRIATIKRELEKVEAHRMRYRAQRKRSRIPIVALVGYTNAGKSTLLNRLSKADVYVADQLFATLDPTTRRVQLPGDERALFTDTVGFIQKLPTSLVAAFHATLEEIAEADLLLHVVDISHLNALDQFQAVQETLEEIDADHIPMVTAFNKADQLNRPENAREILQDFPKAVAISALTGTGIPDLLHLIREELFEAYTPIHVRLPYKQGALISLFHELGQVERVEHERGGVVMQGRIPGRLLAQFSPWHMDAKQIEETPEDIEESDLEEV
- a CDS encoding protein kinase, translated to MSSSISGKTLLNQYHVEEFITLTPLGRLYRAMDERNNRHLALTLLSKKISENAEAVRELETKSTRLQNILNPNLTKYLGVYQTPTLAFLLEEWVDGPSLWDVLKKAPVSVEEALVYARAICGALEALHNQNHVHHNLAPECIRINERGGILVGGIANAQPVGAQPARKLSKYPPLYTSPEQIKDQPLAAAEDIYASAVILYQLISGGWVNGRHPPKSMDAIRRTHLHRTPPAPISLNKNIPDHFSRMVLWALRKNQEDRLKTTTELLSALALAARISVADIPLRATLETAPATAAILSEWQFLRPPKPNLLSQDAPPLEDRLASLSAPKKKKSRVGIIPPAIVILLMGFLSLFWYVRPAEIPLAVHETITPFALDHTPPSTRFATLLPKPADPHGGRIAFTCTRGSYNQLCMVNRDGTGLIQLTDMEASNYYPAFNPDGGSLLFASNRNGSFDLYLLLFSEKQLFQVTKNVGNVVSPDYSPDGRTIVFANRAGDGPTSIWMVNADGLNPRLVYAGPNMIVATAWSPDGEKIVYAMSLGIPQEYEIFSMDANGRNHLRISQGLRGIGGSVDWSPDGSHLLIHAGPFGNKDIFRLDAASGNFVQLTKGGNNAGASYSPDGRYIVFNSLRNDDQADLYIMRADGSNQVQLTNHPEPDWGARWVD
- the trmFO gene encoding methylenetetrahydrofolate--tRNA-(uracil(54)-C(5))-methyltransferase (FADH(2)-oxidizing) TrmFO, yielding MKSLTIIGGGLAGSEAAWQAAKHGLHVRLYEMRPSRPTGAHLGANLAELVCSNSLGSNLPDRASGVLKNELRALNSMLLECAEATALPAGAALAVDRESFARMVTQKIESEPNIEVIREEAKEIPDTPVIVASGPLTSEGFSRSIASLSGEEHLFFFDAIAPIVRAESINMEIAFRASRYDKGEQDEGDYINCPFTKEQYYDFVNALKAAERIELRSFEEAIKSGVKAGQFFEGCLPVEILAERGEDSLAFGPMRPVGLKDPRTGKRPYAVVQLRQDNLAASLYNLVGFQTNLKFPEQGRVMRMIPGLESAEFERYGQMHRNTFIASPKLLRPTLQHITRDDLFFAGQITGVEGYMGNIATGLLAGVNAARLLTGQPLLDLPHETMLGALCHYVTHADLKDFQPMKANFGILPPLELENKKQGKRERGQAYADRAAQALHYYLSPLVE
- a CDS encoding SET domain-containing protein, whose protein sequence is MSKQPSSHLSSKLEGRPKTTGSGNGIYALKPIKKGELVAVFGGVVYEWDAFIHLPDRERSLCIQVEDRHFLVPRPIGEGDYVNHSCNPNAGLSGQIGLVAMRDIKTGEEVCFDYAMSDTMPYDEFECGCGQPICRGRISGNDWQKPELQKRYAGFFAPHVQRKIDTQRAEKRAFARAMRTTKMAGVTPAVPTPVYE
- a CDS encoding M28 family peptidase, with amino-acid sequence MPKRTAFIYLSLIFALLALVAGWYIASFLTVGAASLSFDGARAYTDVQSQVAFGPRTPGSAGHAQVREWMRMELESAGWMVKVHETTRMGHRIYNVIAKRGEAPPEIILGAHYDTRFFADHDPDIKKRSDPVPGANDSASGVAVLLELARTLPDDTVPVWLVFFDAEDNGRIEGWDWILGSRAFVEENPVRPHAVVIVDMIGDADLNIYFEKNSDKLIRAEIWGTAGRLGYGEVFINEEKYSMLDDHTPFLEAGIPSVLIIDFDYDYWHTTQDTVDRVSPESLRAVGDTLWHWITGR
- a CDS encoding isoprenylcysteine carboxylmethyltransferase family protein, which produces MSRSKLLMLVLYRLLMAVLVFMLFFFLPAGTWKYWQGWMYMGVLFIPMLFVMMYLINKDPELLERRMRMREERREQRNIIQASYLVFILAYLIPGFDIRFGWSNMPAAVSISAAAVVFLGYLLTLRTMQVNRYLSRVIEVVGGQKVIDTDVYGIVRHPMYVGMIVLYIASPIALGSWWAVIPAVFIIPVIVARILDEEVKLEKDLPGYGEYKQKVKYRLVPSVW